The Prionailurus viverrinus isolate Anna chromosome X, UM_Priviv_1.0, whole genome shotgun sequence genome segment GCAATTTGGAGTGCTTCCTTGGCCTCGATAAATATTCACTCTCACACCTAAATTTGTATCCTTTTTCCTAAGTGGGTCCCCTAAATTGTAAAAGCTTCTGGCAGCACAAACCCCGGGACTATAAATGTttaggatagatagatagatagatagatagatagatagatagcattTCTTTCAAACATACTCGGAAGTGAATGAGAATTTGATATCTTGGTCTATTTAGACTTTAACTCACACCCTCTGCCCTCTCGGCTCTACAGTTGATGATCTACTGTTTTCTTCAATTTCGTATTTTGGAAAAGACTAACAGTCTGATCGTGTTTCTTTACGGACGACTATTATTAGGTTAACACgtctggtttttgttttcgtGGGCTGTAGGGACTTGACAGCTAGGATTCTTTGTGACACTTAGTCATTTTACCTGATGTGaatctgtttttattaatttttcatagaACACAGTGAACCCCCTTATTCTAGATGCAATGCTTTCCTTGAGGTCAGAAACAGCGGGGCCGTGTGTTTTTCTGCAGTATTGCTCCTGTTCCCCACGTTCTCACCTGTCTTTGAGCTGTCTGTATTTGTAGCCCTTATCTCTTGCACCTGTCCTCCATATTGACTATCCTCATGTTCATGgttttcacctttctttttctctgtgttctagGAGGTGCTCAAGCTTGGCTTCTTATTTACTAATTCAATTTTCTGAGGTGCCAATTCTATTCATTACTTccacaaagttatttttttcattgtgttcttCATCTTTGAGTGGTCtatcctttatttatatttacaaaaagagcaagagaaaatgcGATAGGAACTCGAATTTGGCCACAAAACATGACAGAGGTGCTGCATTCTACATTATAGTCCTCCTCATCCCAAGCTCCCCAAGCAGAGAGGTCTTAAAAGTTATCTCTGAAATCCATTCTAATGTTGAAAATATATCAATCAAGAAAGCACTGACAGGGGGTACTTTGGGGACAGTTGGGAATAGCTCTCTGACTGACGTTGCAGAAAAACTTTAGGGCTCAAGAAAGGCCCTGAGGCTTTGGCAGGCCTTGAGACTCCGTTGTTTATCTGCAAAACCAGAGAGATACTTAGTAGGGAGGAAGTCCAGGAAGCAGAGAGCTAAAAACATTACTTGACTCATGCTCACATTAGTACTCCAGTGTTACTTGGAAATGGAAGGTCGAAGTCATCAGATCTGACCGCTAAATGGCCCCAGCAGCAACGTGCTGGGCACGGACGTCACCAGGTAGCCCATCGAGAATCTTTGCACAGGCTGACTAGTGAAGAGTTGTGCCTGCTGAAGCCCGCTGACCGTAAAGACTGGGAGAGGTACCTCCTTCCTTAAATGCACAGAAACCAACACAAGGCCACAAGGATAATAATCAAGGAAACATGACACCACTGAAAGAAACTAATAAAACGCCAATTACTGACACTGATCTCTACTGAAATAGAGATCTGTGAGCTATCTGACAAAGAATTCAcgaggcacctgggcggctccgtcggttgagtgtctgactttggcctaggtcatgatcttgccattcctgagttcgagccccgcgttgtgctctgtgctgaagctcagagcctggagcctgtttcagattctgtgtctccctctctctctctctctgcccctcccctacttgcactctgtctctatctgtcataaataaataaacattaacaaaatgtttaaaaaatgaatccagAATAATCCTCGTAAAGAAATTCAGCGAggtacaagaaaacacagaaaacgaaatgaaattaggaaaacagcATGAACTAATGGCAGGTTCAACAATAAAGCagagaccattaaaaaaaaaaaaaacacgaaaacACCCAGAAATTCTAGAGTTAAAGAATACAATGAatgaactgaagaattcaatagagaGCTTCAACAACAGACTTcaccaagcagaagaaagaataggTAACTGAGAAGACATTTCACTGACATCAACTAGTCagaagagcaaacaaacaaaacaaaaacaaaaacgagtGAAGAGAGCCTACATAAATTACAGAATACCATTAACAGAAACAATCTACATGTTACTGGAgttcccagaaagagaagagcgggagaaaggggcagaaagcttttttaaagaaataatggctggtGTTTTACAGCCACTGTCACATTGCCATCGCTCGCTAACGCTAAGGCCACGTCTAGCCCACTGAGTTCCAGCCCAAGGTGAAGGGGGGTAAGTAAGGAGGTCTCTGTGCCCTGGCTCCAACAAAGCAGACTGCCCACCGATCCACTGGTGGTAAAGCACCCAGGAAGCAACTAGCTTCAAAAGTTGCTGGCAAGAGTGCGCCCTCTACCGGAGGGGTGTGGAAAACTCATCGTTACAGGCCTGGTACCGTGGCCCTCCACCGCACTAGACGTTATCAGAAGTCGGCTGAACTTCCGATCCACGAACTCCCGGCCCAGCGTCTAGTGTGAGAAATCGCTCAGGACTTCAAAACAGATCTGAGCTTCCAGAGTGTGGCCAGCGACGCCTGGCGGAGGCAAGCGAGGCCGATCGGGTGGGTGTCGGCAGACGGCAACGTGCGTGCTATCCGGGCCAAACGTGTAACAATCAGGCCGAACAACATCCAGTTAGCACGCCACATATGTGGAGAACATGCGTAAGCATCTGCTGTGATGGAAAACATCtcgttcttcaaaaaaaaaatttctcttcttcctgttatTGGTAGTTCCGAACATTAGCTATATTTTTTCCCATGGGGTCAAAAGGTACCTAAGTATACGACGGCAAGTGGAAAAATCGGGGACAGAAATGAGGTATTGgcagtttttccattttcacttgtgTGTGAATTTTCGATATAAATGCAGGGACATAAAGCGTTAATGAAAGTCAAAATGTTGTAGTGAACATGTTTCAGCAGTTCAACTTTATAACAATTATACATAAACTTGTTaaatttttctgggaaaaaaaaaaagaaagaaagaatggctgtaaacttcccaaacctggggAAAGATCTGGGCATCAACATTCATGAAGTTAATAGGTTCCTCCAAAAGTCCAACACAAAATGATCTTCTCcaagatacattaaaataaactatCTAAAGTGGAGACAAAGAAgggattttaaaagaagcaaaagaaaaacaattctcaCCTATAAGGGCAcacccataaggctatcagcatATTTCTCAGCAGAAATCTTGCAGGACAGGAGagagtgggatgatatattcaaagtgctgggaaaaaaaaaaaaaacctgctaacCAAGAATGCTTTACCAGGCAAAATtgtctttctttcagaaataaagacaagataaagcctttcccaaacaaacaaaagctgagggagctCACAAGCACTAGACGCATCTTACAAGAAACGTGAAAAGAAGTTCTTCaagcagaaacaaaagaataatgaTTAGCAACGTGAAAacgtacaaaaaaataaaacacaccagCAAAGGTAAATACATAGTCAAACTCAGAATACTCTAACACTGTAATATTGTGGTGTGTCAATCACTTAACTCAAGTATAAAGGATTAAGGAGCAAAGTATTGAAAATAACTATTTCTATGATCATTTGTTAAATTATGTACAAtataaaaagaggtaaattgtgacatcaaaaacataaatacaggGAAGGAGTAAGAAATTTTATGTAAGTTttatggtaaccacaaaacaGAAACTATAgttagatacacaaaagatagaGAAGGGAATCAAAGCATTCTATTATGGAAAATCATcaattcacaaaggaagacatccaaaaaggaaaaaaggaacatgaCAAAACAGCCTGAAAATAACAAGATGGCATTAGTAAGTccttacttatcaataattattttttaaatttatttattttgagacagagagagagagagagagagcgcgcacacaagcacaagtgggggaggggcagagacaggagagagaaaatcccaagcagaccctgtgttatcagcacagagcctgacataaggCTTTATCTCACTgacccgggagatcatgacctgagccaaaatccagtcgGAGGtttaacagacggagccacccggatgccccatatcaataattattttaaaggtaaatggATTACATTCTCCAATCAAAATGTATAGAGTGgctgaaaggattaaaaaacaagatgtaaccatatgctgcctacaagaggctCACTTCAAATTTAAGGACACATGTAAACCCTAagtgaaggaatagaaaataaaatattccatgcaacAGAAACCAAAAGAGACCAGGGGTAGCTATactttatcagacaaaatagacttcaaatcAAACCTGTAACgagagacaggggtgcctgggtgagcgGCCAGTCAGTggagcggccaacttcagctcaggtcatgttatcacggttcgtgggtttgagcctggtgcctgcttgagattctctctctccctttctctctgcccctcccctgcttgtgctctctctcaaaataaataaacttaaaaagatgtctaaaggggcacctgtgtggcttagtcagttaagcatctaacttcaggtcaggtcaggatctcaaggttcgtgggttcaagccctgtttcaggctttgtgctaaatgctcagagcctggagcctgcttcggattctgtgtctccctctctctctgcccctccccgcccctctctctctctctcaaaaataaacatggaagaaattttttaaaaagagacagaggaggtgGCTATATCATGATAAAGGGGTGAGTTCATCAAGAGGATATGACCATTGTAAATATATGTGCACCCAACATTGGAGCCCCAAAATAcaataagcaaatattaacagacctgaAGAGAGAACTggatgatggatgaataaagaaaatgtagtgtgtgtgtgtgtgtgtgtgtgagtgtgtgtgcgcgtgtgtgtgtgtgtgtgtgcgcgttaTGGAGTATTATCCTGCCATACAAAAGTGGGAAATCCTGGCGGTGGATTGTGCAGACATGGTCCAGATTAAGGCTGGAGACCTTTGCGGCAAGAAGGAGGAAGTGCTTCAAGAGCTGGAAGTCCTGAGGGTGGGGCTGTCCCAGCTGTGCGTCCCCGAAGTGACAGGCAGCCCAGCCTCCAAGTTCTCCGAGATCCGAGCTGTTCACAAATCCGTCGCCCGTGTTCTCACCGTCATCAACCAGGCTCAGAAAAAGAACCCCGGGAAACTCTACGAGGGTAAGAAGTACCAGCCCCTGGATCCACAGCCCATGAGCGGAACCTGAAGcccaagaagcagcagcaggggTGGCTACACTCGCTGTGCAATCAAGGCCTGAGCGTCAGCATCAGTGAAACACAAACTCACTCCTGAAACCAACTTCGCACTGCATGTTtaactagaattgaaataaaattttgaaaaaaaagaaaaaagaaaaaagccacacTAACAAAGTAGGAAGTCCTGCCTtttacaacaatatggatggacttgGAGGGCatgacgctaagtgaaagaagtcagagcaCAACACACGTGTGTTCGCGCTCATATGCGTAATCTAAAAAGGCTGAGCTCCTGGAACCAAAAAGTAGATCGGTGGTCGTCAGGCGTGGGGATGGTAGAAATGGGAACATGTTGGTCAAACGCTCCAAGCCTCCAGCTATCGATGAATTAGTTCCGGGATCTAATGtccagcatggtgactataaccCACAATACTGAATTGTCTACTTTCGAGCTGAAAGACAGTAGACCTTAGCTGTCCTCACCAAAACAATGGTAAGTATATGAGGGAACCGATGTGTTAACCAAACCTTACGTGGCCATCGtttcactgtatatatatattatgcatcCAGTACAAGCTTGGATTGTGACTAACTTGTTCTGCGCGTGttccgcaagatgagcaaacatttctaacacgTTTTAACTTGACAAACGAACAACGTCTTGGTCTTGCAATACGAGTCGTACGTGACGCCcaaagtcacatgatcacaactgagccaatggttcttgaaattcgctttgatacgCAAGCGCTTTGGATGACAAGCgtgtttccggaatgaattacGCTGCACACCAAGGTGTTAGTGTATACACTATATACATTTCAccatatatacacaaatgtataaTCATCGCCACGTACACCTAAAACTTGTATTTGTCCCATGTCAATGTATCTCAGGAAAGCTGGGGAAAAGTGACAAGAAGGGAGACAAGTGATTCAGAGAACAGAAGAGCAGGAGGAGCCGGAAGACAGGAAGCAAGGAAGGTGGAagagagcagaagaggaagagggagaaaaagaaaaagaaaaggaacagaacgAGAAGGAGCAGCAGCCCCGGCGACGGCAGCAGCAGCCAGCATCTCCGTCTGCGAGGGGGCGGAGGCAGTCGCCAAACAGGGAAGTGTTCTGCAAcccaaagaaaatgttatgaaataGGTACGGTCAGGAAAAgatcttggaaattaaaaatacgaccgccaaaatgtaaattttagttaaaatataatATGGAAATCTCCTTCTAGGCAGAACACAAGTGACAGAAGAACCGAAGTgggaagaaaactataaaagatgGAAATTCAATACAGGCTGTCTCACATCCAATAGACAGGTGTTCTGGAAAGACAGAAGTGGAAGGAGGGAACTGGTAGAAGACACAAAAGCCGACTCCCTGGGGCTATCGGACTTCAGTGTTCCAAGTGCGGGAGCCCAGTAAGTGCCCAGCCCAGGTTAAAGGTTAAAGCTCtacatcgggggggggggggtgcgcctgggtggctcagtcggttaagcgtctgactcttgacttcagctcaggtcacgatcccacggttcgtgagttcgagccccacgtcgggctctgcgctgccagcgcggagcctgcttgcgattctctccccctctctctgcccctcccctgctcgggcaTGCACGTGCatggtctctctttcaaaataaatacccttaaaaagaaaaaagctccaCACCTGGACCCATCACCATGACATTTCAGAAGAGCCAGGATAAGAAGATAGCACAGCCCTGAAGAGAAAACGTTAGCTTACCTACGAAGCAATGATAAGCACACTCACATCGGGTTTCTCACCAGCACTGCCAGATGCCAGGGGATAATGGAGCAGCGCCTTCAAAACTCAGGCTCAGTTTTTCAGCTACAGCCCTACACACAGGCAGAGTACTGCTCAAGGTTGGGAAAAGGGTAAAAGGAATTTGCACACGTGCCAAAATGCACGTCCCTCTCAGAAGGCTAACAGAATATACAAGGGAGTAAGCGGACCAGGGAAAGCGTGTAGCCAGGAGACGGTGTGTATAAGCCAGTGGGCAGGGAGGACACGCTCCAGCATCACAGCTGTGCAGCAGCCCCACCAAGCATCATCGTGCTGGATGAGTAGTTCAGAAACCCCGTCTAAAGTTGCTCAAACGTGCAATAAAATTGTTAACGTATTACTTAAACTTACAAAAGTCATCAAGagaggagctaaaaaaaagaagtgaaaagaccATCCCGGGGGAAGGTTGGGGGGCAGAAAGTAAAGGGGCGCAATGTGCAACAATACATCAAGAAGCAGTGATGTATACAAATTATCTAGAAATGTATCACTAATCAGAAGCAAGAGTTACAAGAGCTAAACAGTGTGTCCATCTGAGGAACCAGGGAGATGGTTGAGAGATgagttgcttttcattttaagcTGATAAAGTTGGTGATGAATGGACTGGATCAGAGTCAAGCAGACTGGTCAGGGGCTACTGGAGCATCGAGCCACGACGTGCAGAGGCCCAGCACTGGCGGTGGGCATGGAAGAGACGACTTTGAGGGAACCTACCAGTGAGTGACCAGTGTATGAGTCGAAGATGACTCCAGTGTTTCCAGATGGAGCGATTTTAATTAAGAAGTAatatttccaggggcgcctgggtggctcagtcgattgagcgtctgacttcagctcaagtcatgatctcacggtttgtgagttcgagcccgcatcgggctctctgaccccacttcggatcctctgtccccctctctctctgcccctccctcatgcacGGGCACACGtccatgcatgctctctttcactctaactctcagaaaaaaaaaaaaaagtttaacaaaaaagaagcaagatTTCTGTGCAGTAAGTGGAGTTTTCCGTTTATGTGCAGCCCTCTTATGCAAATTGCTACGCCTGTGGAGAAGACCTCACTGGTCCATTTTCATTACTGATATTTTCCAATATATTGTTTACATCCACTAGCGTAAGACTGTATAACTCAAAATTTTCATGGGTACCCACAGCTTAGTCACTCCAAGTGGAATggggaaatagaaagaaaatgactttATAGAATGTTGTAGAAAGAGACTTTTTTAGTGGTGGGCAGAGTGGGGATAAAATAGCATGGCTTTAATCTAGATATCCAAAAATAATCATGATTGTAAGATAAAAGAGTGCTTTTTTCACAGGAGATAAAACTTGCCTTTAGAATCCCTCTGTTGATTTCAGTAACCATGGATGTTCCACACTTCTGTGTTCAACAGACCAATAGTGAAGCGATGCTAGGAAAATTGATGGTGTTATGACATTTTTGTGCTCAAATTAAACACCACAGCTTATCTCTGTAATTATGATATTTAGAAAGGACATCACCAAAAACGACGGGGGCATAAATCAGCACAGAAAGCTACGGAGTCAGTATTTGGCACGAGTGAGAGACAAGTCCCACAGAGACCCACTGAGCTCCGAGAGAAGCCGATTGAAAGGCCATTAGCTCAGATGATGATCATGTAATCAGATAGGTTAGCTGATAATTTGTGCAAAGTGCTTAGGAAGCTCCTTAAACCAGAATAGTTAACGAGGTTGACTTCTGTCTGTGTGATAGATAAGGCATGACGCACATTCCCACTAATGGAGGATTTTAAAAGGAGATAAAGAGAACCCCCGGCAGTAATGGTAGTGATTGCGGAGTGGAGCGCGTTGGGAATGGCCAAGCATTCTGCCCTGATGTCCCGGGTGTGCTGATGTCCCGGCTCAGGCTCTCCTCGGggaggccggtgggggggggggggggagtcctcTCCAAAAGAGGTCGGCAGTTTGCCTGGAGGGGGGCTCTCCGGGTAGATGTCAGGACCTGACCGAGAAGGAGAGTGTTGAGGGAACTCCGGATCTTCCTCGGAAGCCCCgagggacaaaaataaataaagaggcaaAACCAAACAATCAAGAGGTGCACTCAGAAGCGCGATGCGCGGaatccctccccttcccctggagACCTTCCTTCTTTTGACGCTTGTGGGCCGGTGGAGTCTTTGAAGACCCAAGCACGGGAGATGGGCGGTTTTGAAAGCGCTGTAAGAACCGAGGCACTACAGAAAGTACCGTGGGCAGGAGAGGCCATGGGCCGCTTAACCAGCCCAGAGGAGGCTGAGAAACGGAGAGGATCGGATCGGACCCGGACGATCTCTCGCACCTCACTTCTCAGTGCACTTGCTCACCCGTAAAAAACACGGAGGACGACGTAGGGGTCAGGACCGAGAGGTTGGCAACCTAAGTATTTGTGATCTTTAGATGAGGacgcctcctccccctccctcctcccggcCATCGAGCAGCTCAACAGTGTGTTTTAAATATGTGATGTTTTCAAGGAGAAATTAGTATTCTCGCTCAAAATCTAGTCTGAAAAGCACCGCGCTCAAGAATTCGTCTTACCATCTTCCCCTGATAATGAATCTGGTCCaacgatctttttttttttttttaatttcctccctgAAGCACACTTTATTTCTGGAAATGCAGATAAAGCACCACGCAGGGAAACTCaatcctaagttttttttttttttttttctttaagataagGAGTTCAGTAATCAGGAGTTACCTGTCATGGCACAGGCAGACACTGGCGGCTGGGGGTTAAAGAGTCAGAGTCGTGAACCCGAAGGaggctttcttctctctctctctctccctctctctatctctctctcagcTCTCCCGTGGGGAGTGCACCCTTCTCCAGGGAACACAGCGCCGGCTGGGTGTTGGGATCTGATAGATAAGAAGACCTTGTGGCTATTTATAAAAATCTCCTTGTATAAAATAGCTTGTGAAGTGTTGGCGTGTGTGTATTTCCTGTGAGTTCCACC includes the following:
- the LOC125157078 gene encoding 60S ribosomal protein L35-like, giving the protein MVQIKAGDLCGKKEEVLQELEVLRVGLSQLCVPEVTGSPASKFSEIRAVHKSVARVLTVINQAQKKNPGKLYEGKKYQPLDPQPMSGT